TTCATCGCGGACTACTGCGACCTGGGCGAAGGCATCCTCGCGGGCAACTCCATCCACACGGACCGGCGCTTCCTCATCGACCACATGCCCATGGTGGACCGCTACCTGCACTACCGCATGGTGGACGTGACGAGCCTCAAGGTGATTACCCGCGCCTGGTACCCGGCGCTGGTGGAGCCGCGCAAGCCGCCCTCCGGGCACACCGCGCTCGCGGACCTGCGCTCCAGCATCAGCGAGCTGCAGTACTACCGGGACGTCCTCTTCCGCGCGACGCCGGGCTAGGCGTCCGTCAGGCGCGGGCCCCATCCGCGGGCAGCTGCTTCGCGATGGTGCCCAGGAGGTCGTCCAGCTCGAAGGGCTTGGCGAGGAAGTGAGAGCTGGCGCGGCGCTCCTCTTCCGTGAGGCGGCCCGCGCTCATCACCACCACGGGCAGGTCGCACAGGTCGGGGTGGGCGCGGATGCGGCGCAAGAGCTCGCCGCCGTCCATCACCGGCATCATCAAGTCCAACAGCACCAGGTCCGGCTTGGACGCCAAAAGCCGCTGGAGGCCCTCGTCGCCGTTGTACGCGGTGACGATGTCGTAGCCTTCGAGGGACAGGATGTCCTCGAGCGCCTCCACGATGGCGAGCTCGTCGTCCACGATGAGCAACCGCTTCATGCGCGGGCCCCCTCCACTGACCGCACTCGGCCCGGGCCCCCTGTCGGCCGGGAGGCCGGGGGCGGACTGGACGGGATTCGGATGGGGGCGGACTTCAGGCGGTGGCTCCATTTTCTCTTGCCGCAGAAGGTAGGTCCGCGCGCCAGTTCGGCCAGGGGACGGTGTGGGTTTTGTTGGTCAGGTGGCGGTGGGTGTGTCCTGGGAGCCGGCCAGGCGCTCCTTGAGGATGTGTTTCTGGACCTTTCCCAAGGCGTTGCGAGGCAGGGCGTCGGTGAAGACGACGCGGCGCGGCTTCTTGAAGGCGGCGAGCCGTTCGCGGCACCAGTCCACCAGGGCCTGGGCGTCGGTGGAGGCGCCGGGGTGGGGGACGATGACGGCGACGACCTGCTCACCGAAGTCCGGGTCGGGCAGGCCCAGGACGGCGGCCTCGGCGACGGCGGGGTGCGCGGTGAGGACCTCTTCGACTTCGCGGGGGTAGATGTTGAAGCCACCGCTGATGATGAGCTCCCGAGCCCGGCCGGTGATGCGCAGGAATCCGTCCGGGTCCCATTCGCCCAGGTCGCCGGTGCGGAACCAGCCGTCGGCGTCGAAGGCTTCGGCGGTGGCATCCGGGCGGCGCCAGTAGCCGGTGAAGACGTGGGGGCCGCGGACCTCGATTTCGCCCGTCTCGCCGCGGGGCAGGGGCTTGCGGGAGCGCACGTCCACGACGCGGGCCTCCTGGCCGGGGAAGGGCATGCCCACGGTGCCGGGGCGGCGTTCGCCGTCGTAGGGCTGGGTGGTGTTCATGATCGTCTCCGTCATCCCGTAGCGCTCCAGGATGCGGGCGCCGAAGCGCGCCTCGATGTCCAGACACAGCTGGGGGCTCAAGGGGGCGGAGCCGGAGACCCACAGGCGCAGGGGGTGCGGCGTCACGCCGGTGCGGCGGGACTCCTCCAGGAGGCGGCCGTACATGGTGGGCACGCCGAAGAAGAGGGTGAGGGACGCATCGTCGTGCAGGGCGGTGAGCGCTTCGGAAGCGACGAAGCGGCGGCGCAGGTCCACGCTGGCGCCGGTGAAGAGGGTGCCGTGGAGGCCCACCATGAGGCCGTGGGTGTGGAAGAGCGGAAGGGTGAGGAGCAGCCGATCCACGTCGGTCCAGCGCCACGCCTCGGTGACCGCGCGCACGTTGGCGAGCAGCTGCCGGTGCTGGAGCATGGCGCCCTTGGAGCGGCCGGTGGTGCCGGACGTGTAGCCCAGCACGGCGAGGTCCTCCGCGCGAGGCAGCGGCAGGGCCGCGGTGGAGGCCGTGCCCAGTTCCACGATGGCGTCGAAGGCGACGGTGGGCAGGGAGGCGGGGAGCCCGGGGGGAGGCGGCTCCACGGTGATGAGCCATTGGAGCGAGGGCAGTTGGTCGCGCAGCGGAGCAAGCTCCGAGGCGCCGGAGGAACTGGTGACGCAGGCCTTCACCTCCGCGTCGGAGAGGATGTGGGCCAGCTCCACCTGGCGGTACGCGGTGTTGACGAGCACGGCGACGCAGCCCGCGGCCTGGACACCCAGCCAGGTGACGACGAACGCGTCGCTGTTCTCCAGGAAGAGCGCGACGCGGTCGCCAGCCGCCAGTCCCCGGGCCTTGAGTCCGCGAGCAAACGCGGTGACCCGCTCCGCCAGCTGTCCTCGCGTGTACGAAGCTCCCTCGAACGAGAGCAGCGGGCGCGAGGGTTCGTGACGGGCATGGTCCAGGAACACTTCAAGCAGGGAGGCCGGCATGGCGCGCGAGCCTACCTGGACCGGATACGCTGAGCGCATGTCCGTACGTCGGCGGTTGCTGCGGGTGACAGTGCTGCTCGTGAGCCTGTCATGCTCCACGCCACAGCCCACGCCCGGTGTCGTCCGGGGCAGACCTGGCGAGAGGCTGGCCAGTCTTCCGGGACCGATGCCCGGCTTCGGCCCGTTCGACACCTTCTCCGACGCGTTGATGGCCGCGTGTCCCGTGATTCTTTCCCAGCCCCATGCGACCGCAGGCCGCAAGGGAGCTCAGGACTTCAATGTCCGCTGGCGCATCTCGAAGGAGTACTGCGCCTGGCTGTATTACACGCCGGTCGGCAAGTACGAGATGAGCATGCTGACGGACCAGTCAGCGCAGGACGACCTGGACCGCAGACGCAGTTGCTTGCTGCCCGAGACTGTCGATGACGCTCGCTTCTCGCCAGGAAGCCTCAAGTACGTCTTCGCCCTGCACAACCATCCCTATGAGGGACACCTCTCCGACGGCGACCTCCGGATGATCGTCTCCATGGGACGCGTCCATGGCTGGGTCATGGAGCTGGGGGGAAGGAAGGTTCCCCTTTCAATCGTCGCGTTCTTCTCGAACTCCGACGACCTGGACCATCCCTCGTGCGACGGTTTCTTCCAGTACATCCCGGTGACAGGCGAACTGAAGAAGTGGACCGGTGAAGCCCGCGGTGGATGGCGTCAGGAAGTGCTGGGTACGGTCACCTGGCAGGATGAGACGCACTACCGGATCGATGAGAAGTAGCCGCCAGGAGCCTTCATGAAGAAGACCCATTCCATCCTGGCCTCTGTGCTCGTCCTGGCGGGCTGCATGAGAGCCGCCGCGCCGTCTCCCTCGAACTCCGAGGAGGACCCCTCCATCACCTTCCCGCCGTTCTTCGAGCAGCCCGCTGTCTCACTGGGGACCGAAGGCACGGTGTACGAACTGGATGGAGACACCCTGCGAGCACTCACCGTCGCTGCCCGGGACCTGCTTCCACCGCGAGACACCACCGTGTCCTGTGGAAGCCGCTGGGAGTCCCAGCAGTACCGCGTCGTCCGGCAGGGCGACGTCATCTTCATCCGCATCGACGAAGACCCGCAGGCGTGTGGCCGCACGCAGCCCGCGCTGGACTCGGGGGCGAGCTACGCCATCCATCGAGATGGCCGGATCCTCCGACGGCTCATCGACGGTCAGCCCGATGTCGCGAAGCCCGAGGATGCCGGTGTGCCCTCCACGCCCGGAGAACCCGGCAGCGCGTCCCCTGATGCGCTGGGCGACGGGCCCTCACCATTCCTGCCGCGCTCCTGGCAGGACGCGGGCTCACCCACTCCCGCGCCCCGCCCGTAGCGCCGCCTAGAAGAGCGTCACGCCCAGCGTGACGCTGGCCAGGAAACCGCCGTGCTGACTGGTGGCGATGTCCAGGTCGTCGAGGAGGTTCGGGTCGCGGCCGTCCGACGTGCGCCAGTTGTCCTCACGCAGGCGGAAGCCCCAGCCCGCGCGCAGACCCAGGTACATGGGGCCCATCGACTGACGCATGCCGACCGCCAGCGTCGCCACCGGCGTGGGCAGCTTCTCCGTCGTGAACTCCTCCGTCTCGCCGTTGAGGGTGAGCGTGCTCGTCGACTTCGTGCCCAGGTTGAAGCTCATGCCCGCCTCCAGGAAGGGGCTCGTGCGCGACTCACCCAGCG
This DNA window, taken from Corallococcus coralloides DSM 2259, encodes the following:
- the orn gene encoding oligoribonuclease, translated to MASRDIRFVWLDLEMTGLDPNTCGIIEVGIIVTGPDLRPLGEFERVVWQPEEMLQRMEPVVREMHTKNGLLEKVRASTSSLRVVEREVTSFIADYCDLGEGILAGNSIHTDRRFLIDHMPMVDRYLHYRMVDVTSLKVITRAWYPALVEPRKPPSGHTALADLRSSISELQYYRDVLFRATPG
- a CDS encoding response regulator gives rise to the protein MKRLLIVDDELAIVEALEDILSLEGYDIVTAYNGDEGLQRLLASKPDLVLLDLMMPVMDGGELLRRIRAHPDLCDLPVVVMSAGRLTEEERRASSHFLAKPFELDDLLGTIAKQLPADGARA
- a CDS encoding AMP-binding protein — protein: MPASLLEVFLDHARHEPSRPLLSFEGASYTRGQLAERVTAFARGLKARGLAAGDRVALFLENSDAFVVTWLGVQAAGCVAVLVNTAYRQVELAHILSDAEVKACVTSSSGASELAPLRDQLPSLQWLITVEPPPPGLPASLPTVAFDAIVELGTASTAALPLPRAEDLAVLGYTSGTTGRSKGAMLQHRQLLANVRAVTEAWRWTDVDRLLLTLPLFHTHGLMVGLHGTLFTGASVDLRRRFVASEALTALHDDASLTLFFGVPTMYGRLLEESRRTGVTPHPLRLWVSGSAPLSPQLCLDIEARFGARILERYGMTETIMNTTQPYDGERRPGTVGMPFPGQEARVVDVRSRKPLPRGETGEIEVRGPHVFTGYWRRPDATAEAFDADGWFRTGDLGEWDPDGFLRITGRARELIISGGFNIYPREVEEVLTAHPAVAEAAVLGLPDPDFGEQVVAVIVPHPGASTDAQALVDWCRERLAAFKKPRRVVFTDALPRNALGKVQKHILKERLAGSQDTPTAT